The Capsicum annuum cultivar UCD-10X-F1 chromosome 3, UCD10Xv1.1, whole genome shotgun sequence genomic sequence ACATTGGGGTCTTACTGAAAGGATATGGCGATatgcatggaggttttggtttcggTGACAAAAATGGTGAGAGAGCTGCTCTGTTGGATTTtacgagggcctttgggctggtgatAGTGGATTTGAGTTTTTCGAAGAAGaaggatcacctgattacctttcGCAGCGCtatagccaagacccagattgactttctgCTGCTTAGGAAGAGGGATAAGGGGATATGCAAGGATTGTAAAGTCATTCAGAGtgagcatcttttgacccagcataGGCTTCTAGTGATGAACTTGTCTATCAAAAAAGTGCAAGAAGAGAAAGGTCGGGGAGggtcgacctagaattaagtggggctgCTTGACGCCAGTTAATAATCTGGAGATAGGGGAAAAGGTGGCGGAAAAGGAGGTGTGGAATAGCAGGGGGACGTGGATactatgtgggatagggctgccaGCGGCATGACGGAGACTGCcagagaagtgttgggtgtttcgaggggtcGGGCAAGACggcataagggggactggtggtggaatgaggaagtgaagaagaaagtgaagattAAGAAGGAAGTGTATGTTAAGTtaattgagagtaaagatgaggAGGAGAAAGGGATGAATAAAGAGGTTTACAAAGTAGCCAGGAAGGAGGCTGAATTAGCAGTTATGGCTGTTAAGTCGACAGCgttcgagagcttgtatgcggggttagaggtaaaaggcggggaaaagaggttgtacaGACTTGCTAAagctagggagcggaagggtcggGACCTCGATCAaatgaagtgcattaagggggaggggGTAATGTTTTGGTGGAGGAGGTACACATTAAGAAAAtatggcaggagtattttcatagacttttgagcGAGGAGGGAGACAGAGGCATTGTGTtgggggagctggagcactcggaGGAGAGTCGTGATTTCAGATACCGTAGACGTTTTGAGGTTAAGGAGGTCAAAtaggctattcgtaggatgcggaTGGGTAAGGCGACGGGGCCCGACAAGATTCAGGTGGATTTTTTGAAGTATGCTGGTGAGGccggtttaaggtggttgacagATTTATTTAATGGTATTTTCAAAACTGCGAGAATGCCTGAGGCCTGGAGATGGAGTACAatgattccgttatataaaaacaaaggTGACATTCAGAGCTGCagcaactataggggtattaagctgttgagtcacactatgaaaatTTAGGAGAGAGTGATCGAGTGAAGGTTAAGGATGgttgtgtctatttcggagaatcagtttggatttatgcttggtcacttgacgacagaggcaatccacctggtgaggagattagtggagcagtatagagaaaggaagagtgatttacacatggtgttcatcgacctagaaaaaACGTATGATAAAGTTccgagggaggttctttggaggtgcttggaggtgAGAGAGGTCCTGGTAACGTATattagagctattaaggacatgtacaatTGAGGGAAGAATCGGGTAAgaacggcgggaggagactcagagcagtTTTCGATCGAGAccgggttgcatcagggatcaactcttagtccgttcctTTTTTcattggtgatggacgtgttgacgcggagCATTCAAGGCGAagtaccttggtgtatgttatttgcggatgatatggtgctgattgatgagacgcgaaggggtgtaaatgacaaattagaggtttggagacaaacccttgagtctaaggtGTTTAGGTTAAGTAGGTCCAAAACTGAGTATTtgaaatgtaagtttagtgacttgagacAGGAGGACGAAGGGGTGGTGAGGTTGAACTCCCAGGATGTCTGTAAGACGgacagttttaagtatctcgggtctacgattcaggagaatggtgagattgatgaggatgtctctaaacgtattagagcaggttggatgaagtggaggctaacctagggagtgttgtgtgataagaagtaCCCCTTAAgtttaaaggcaaattttataaAGTGGCAGTCcggccggccatgttgtatgatgcagagtgttggccagtcaagtaCTCGCACATCCAAAATTGAAGGTGACGGAAATGATAATGTTGCGTTAGATGTATGGGCTTACTAGAGGTGACAGAGTaagaaatgagactattcgggagaaggtgggagtggcttcagtggaagACAAGTAGCGGGAAGAAAGATTGCGATGGTTTGAgtatgtgatgaggaggagtGCGGATTCTCCAGTCCAGAGGTATGAAAGGCTTGCTTTAGATAGCTTCAGGAGGGGTAGAGgcaggccgaagaaatactggagggaggtgattagacatgacatggagcagctccagctgactgaggacatgacctagatgggaaggtgtggaggtcgcggataagggtagaaggctaatgcgggtgtgtgggttgtagcttgCAGTCTGGAGAGTCCTGTGTAGCTGGGTTAGTAAGCCTAGGTCCGTGTTCATAGGGTCCTTGTTATGGGAGTGTAGGTTATTATTAGGTGGGTGCACTAGGTCTTTTGTCTTagtacctattttcttattctgtGTGGCCCTTATGTCTCGCATTTCATATTTCtctgatgtctattttattatttccatcctttgtttactattctttactttgagccgggggtctattggaaacaacctctctacttcctgGGAGGTggcggtatggattgcgtacatcttacccttcccagacctcacTCTTGTGGTAatgcactgggtatgttgttgttgtggtcaAAAGCTTACTTAAATAAGCTTAGATTGGATTGATTTTTTTAAGTTTAGTATTGAATTAATCGATTAGcatgcattaattttttttaattttgactaACGATCATTTAACAGACCATAATAATACGTGTTAAAAGGCATGCGAGTAAAGTAAGGCATTTTACCAGTTACATAGCAACACGTAAACCTCGAGGCATTGAATGTGAGCCCTGTGATATTCAATTGTTGTGCCATACATTTCTTTCTAGCTGTTGCGTTTCACTTTTTAAAAGCCTGATTAACTAACTTCAAAagttaaattaatttgatattttaaaatttatatattcaaaaattatgtgTAAAGTACTATAAGTTATAATTTTCTCatattaataaaatgataaactacaaTTGATCAAAGTTTATAACGTTTGACGGTTAAAAATGAAATTATGACACCTAATAAAAAGAGAGGGGgtaaatttagcaaacaaatataataaaaataaataaataataattataataataaagagaaaataagacttaaaaattattttaaaaatcaagtaatataaaataagtgaaaatgtACCTAAACCGTTTCATCTCAAATTTAacaattgattaaaaaaataatccagTATTGGGATACTAATTAAATGTTTTAAGAAAGAAATAGAGATTTATAaattaacttgaaaaaaaattagtcaAAGAAGGACCTACAATCaaaaacatcaaatcaaagcaaATAATTAAGGATTATACATTTTTGATATGTAGTTGGCACATTGAGCATTTTTGTTTTACCGGATGAAAGACGGAGAGAAAGAACAAAAAATGggctaaaattaaaaaatatttgaatttttatctttttaaaatttattaacatgtaaaattttgtaattttggtattaatgacttatttttcacttataattttaattacgagaattttttgagcttacaacccaaaataaaaatttattcaatgCCTAAATATATGCCCTTTTACTGCATTCCCCAAGTACCACTCCAAaaatgttgggttcgaaatcgagagtgtgtcatgcggaagctattagttgcaaattatgagacgataaataagatggcaacgaaaaacaatactaaaaatataattttattatatgatctggtcaattggcctacatataaaacctaatattaaaaatataaaaactaatgagagaaaaaatctccccctaaacaaagactctttaaagactacattgtggatgttattatgttatggtatgagaagggggtcttctatagATGTTCAAAACTTTTCCTCTAAGAaaaagttagccaaatatgaaaaagaattaaatttttttcttttaa encodes the following:
- the LOC124896919 gene encoding uncharacterized protein LOC124896919, translating into MRSLEGRWWMLLGSDRLMKIKLVIRGFVLHVCNVYVPQVGLEEKVKMSFWEKLDEVVKSVPSSEKIVIAGDFNGHIGVLLKGYGDMHGGFGFGDKNGERAALLDFTRAFGLVIVDLSFSKKKDHLITFRSAIAKTQIDFLLLRKRDKGICKDCKVIQSEHLLTQHRLLVMNLSIKKVQEEKGRGGST